The Sander lucioperca isolate FBNREF2018 chromosome 4, SLUC_FBN_1.2, whole genome shotgun sequence DNA segment AATCTGTCAAATCTCGAGACAAGCCTCGGCCCATGAATCTTACTTCTCAGGTAGATCTTATCAATAAATCTATCTCAACAGCCACTAGGGGCATCAATAAATCTATCATCCATAGACCATACAGGGATATTATGACCAAAGTAATGATGGATGCACACTTTGCAACGTGAGCCCCaaagctgttgtttttttaataagatGAGAAGAAGTACCAAGAAAATTGTTGTGACAGTCAGACAAATGAGTTGCATACCTTTGAACTGAATGACATTGGTATGATAACAACTGgaatatgaaaataataaaatgtacacGCCATCAATACCATGATCTACACGTGACTGAGCAACTGACGGGCAAAACCGCACAACAGGTTGTTGGAACATGTAATACACAATGAAAAACAAGTGGttgaaaaagtaaacaaacgATAATCTTTTTTtagggagggtgggggggggagggggggctgaGGGATAGGGGTAAATTACCTGTAGCTGCGGGAGTATTTGTTGCCACGGAAACTGGGTCTGGGCTGGTACTGGCCCTGATGGAGCATGGACAGAAGCTGTGAGACTTGCTacatccaaaaaaaaataacaaaataaacaaaataaaacaaacaaaaagaaacagaaaagggGTGGATGAATAACAGATGGGAaattgaagagagggaaagaaaaaaaagagagagagagacaacacagaagacaaaacaatggatgagtaaacacaaaatggatgatGGAGAGGCTGCTGAAAATGATTGAGACAAAATGGATgatgttaaaacaaaatgaaaagggtgtgtgtgtgtgtgtgtgtgtgggtgggggggtgggggggggggtctagaTGAATATGGAGACATATGGCTGAGGGGTGAGCCATGGTTAGGATGGCGGTAATGATGACAGGGTGTAAACAAGGTAAAGACAAAGACACATCTATAATCATAAACAGTTTTAATGAGAGTCAGTTTGAACTACAGGGCAGTGTTGATTAAGTCACTGTCACACATGGAGATGAGTTAATTTGCTCAAACGGAGGCAGACATGTGAGGATGAaaaggctggtgtgtgtgtgtgtgtgagagagagagagagtgtgtgtgtgagagtgagaaaTAAGTAAGAGGGAAAATTTGGAAAGGGGCTGAAGGACCATATTTGAAATGTCTGAGAATAATttacttctgtgtgtgtgtgtgtgtgtgtgtgtgtgtgtgtgtgtgtgtgtgtgtgtgcttgctcaGTGCTCACCTCCACTGGTGGAGTTGCGTGTGCCAATTCCAGGGCAAAGCTCTCTGGAATGTGATTGGACGAGATGGTCACTAGGCTGTTTAGTGACTGGCGGCTGTGGTGATTCTGCCGGCTCCCCATCTGGGCTCGGTCCATGGGGGGCGTGGCCGAAGGTGAGCGATGGTGAGCTCTGATTGGCAGGGTGCCGTTCACAGTGGGAACCAGGGTGATATCGCCTTTGTGGATTTGGCGCGAGGGCTTCTTGGGATGGTGCTGATGGGTGGATTCCGCCACCCGGCAGTTGTAGGAATGCCTGCTGTCCTTCTTCTCGCGGTTACAGCGAGCGGCAAACACCACCATGATGACCAGGAGCACGGTGCAGATGGCACCCAgggagatgatgatgatcaggGATGCGTCGAGGGAAGACTCCCCCTGGTCCATCACCTGGACGTGGTTCTCCATGTTCTCATAGAGGGTGATTTTCAGCGCCGCCTTAGCACTGAGGCTCTCCCTTCCCTGATCCCTGACCACAACCGTCAACTCTACGTGCTCATGGGGGAAGTTGGCCAAGCTGGCGTTGGCGTGGATTTCACACGTTCTCGGGTCAATGACGAAGAAGCCCTCGTCGTTGCCACTGACGATGGAGCAGATGAGCTCGGCGTTGACCCCTGTGTCGCGATCCGTCGCCCTGATCGCCGCCACTAAGTGTCCGGCGTCTGTGAACTTTGACGCGGGCACATCAGCGGTGAAGTTCCACAGCTGGGGGACCACGATGACCGGGGGGTTGTCGTTCTCATCCAGAATGTTCAGGACAACGGTGACGTTGCTGACCAGCGACGGTTTCCCTGCGTCTTTGGCTTGCACGACAAAGGAGACGCGGCTAACATCCTCCCGATCGAACGTACGCAGCGCGTAGATGGCGCCGTTGGACGGGTCAATGGTGACGTAGGTGGAGATGGAGCTCCCGTGAACAGAGTTCTCCAAGATGGAGTAGCTCACCTGCCCATTGGCGTCCAGATCAGGGTCGGTGGCCATGATGGACGTCAGGTACGCACCGGGGGCATTGTTCTCAGATTTGAAGATCTCATATTGCCCCTTCTCAAATCGGGGTGGGTTGTCGTTTTCGTCGGTGACatgcacagtgaaatgtttGACAGTAGAGAGACTGGGGGTCCCTCGGTCCTCGGCCACCACTGTTAGACTGAACTCTGACCTCTTCTCTCGGTCCAGAGATACATTGGTCAAAATCATGTAGTTGTTCTCATAGGACTTCTGCAGTTTGAAATACCCTTGACCGTGAAGTTTACACTCTACCTCTCCGTTTAACCCAGCGTCCAAGTCCTCCACCCTCACCAAAGCTACAAAGGTGTCCAAAGGAGACGCCTCAGATATATAGGCCGCGTCCCCGTTGCCCTGAGAGGACATGAGATTGATACTGATGTCTGGTTTATTGTCGTTCACGTCTCCCACTTTGACCAGGATCTTGCAGTGGGCCGGCATCGAGTTGGGACCCATGTCCTGCGCTTGGACATCGATGTCATAAGAGTTCACGGCCTCATAGTCCACGCGCCTGATGAGGGTCAGGCGGCCGCTGTCGGGGTTAATCTTGAATGTCTCCATGATTTTGGGGGACACGTGACTGCTGAAGGAGTACACTATTTTGGCGTTGGTGCCGTCATCGGCGTCTGTGGCGTTTAAGTCAATGAGCAGAGTGCCAACAGGTGCATTTTCTGGGAGATTAATGACATATGATGACTTGTCAAAAACGGGGCTGTTGTCGTTTGAGTCGGCAACACTGATTTTGAGGAGGGTCGAGCCCGTTCTCGGGGGAACGCCCCTGTCAGAGGCCGTGTACTGAAGTTCATAACCGGAGCGCACCTCCCGGTCCAGCTCCCTGAGCACCACCAGCTCTGCATATTTAGCCCCGTCCGCCCTGGACTGGATGTCAATCTTGAAGAAGTTGTTGGGCTCTAAGGCATACGTGTACAGTGAGTTCTCCCCGACGTCGGGGTCTGTGGCGCTGTCCAGGGGAATGCGCGCTCCCACGGCCGCGCTCTCGGAGATCTCGATGGGGATGACGGCGCGGGCGAACTGGGGCGCGTTGTCGTTAATGTCCAACACTTCCACCTCGACGTGAAACAGCTGCAGGTGCTCCGTGGGGAGTGTCAGCACGTCGAATTGAATGGAACAGTTGAGGTTCTTTTCGCAGAGTTTCTCGCGGTCGATTTTGGTCCTGATGCTGATTTCTCCGTCCTGCTCGCGCACCGTGAGGAAAGACGAGCTCCCTCTTTGCATAGCTCTGAAGCGGAGCGACACTGAGCTCGGAAGTTTAGCCAGAACGTCCGCGACATCGTCTTTCAAACGGGCAATAACCGTGCCGACCTTCTGCTCCTCATGGACCTGATATTTCAATGTCTTTCCGGCGACGTGTTGGGTCGCCAGCACCAAAACAGCCACAACTTTCCACATTCTTGTCAGAAATAGTCCTTTCATTTTTCctggttgcattttttttttgtggaagcCAAAAACACGATCCACAAAAATAGCTCCAAAAGGCAGTACAAGTCAACTTACTAAATGCTGTGCTCCTTCAATCAGCAGCTGCATGTCTCTCTCCGCGCAGCGATGAGGAGAGACGAAACATTAGAATGTTAAATGTAAGCTCTCTCTCAAGTTGTTctaatttccatttaaaaagaaatgctcCAAATGTGTGTCTATCTGCCTGTCTATGGGTGCGGGAGAACCATCTGAATGCCACTGAAATCTGTGcgcctttctccctctcttccctgcGTCTGGTCTGTGCGCCGTGCGCTCTCCTTCGCTCCCTCTCTCCGTTTGAGGTGCCTCTGCACACAGACTTGCCCAAAATAACCCGCCTCAAATCAACTAGTTGTACAGCCACGGCCCCCCCCTTATTCACATCCCCGGGAAAGACAAACGCTTCTTAAATCAAAAGCTGGCTGGTGGCCACTCAAActccagaggagaggagaaggcgGCGCAAGACGGGAGGCAAAAGAgaaagtgggggggggggggggtaataaAGAAACCCCGCCCTGTCGGGTAAACTCTCCCCACTTTTCAGAGTAACGACCATGCCCCTACAATGGACAGGGGAGAAAATAAACTCGAGAAGAAAAACATTCATTCAAAAAGCTTACCCTGCCGTTTTTCATTGCTATAAAACCACAGGAAGGTTTACGAGTTTCTCGCTTCGGGTCTGTTCTCCCCAGACAGTATGGAGACACACAGAGTCTAAATTCTCATTAGAAAAGACAAATGTATAGTCACTTCAATCACCAACATTGTCACACACCACCTCTAAAGCCTCGATGGGCACACTTTTATAACCAGCTGGCCACCACTCACTTCTACTATATGTGACTGACGCACTGGATGCCTTGGCATATGCATGCATGCCATGAGCGTTTACTGTATCTAGTCCTTTTTTTAATGCTCTTTTAAAGTGGCAGATGAATACCCTCTACTTCATGCACAGGCACTTTGTGCTAGATGTTTTGACtgcaatatgtatttttttcacatgcgTCTCATCTGCGTCTCTCTGGGAGTACAAGCCGGGTAAGCTGTGTGGCGAATCGCGTTGAAAGGGAGCCGGACTGTAATGAATGCCTTTAAAGAGTTGGTCACGCCGAGGAACAGCTCTGTCCCCGTGCACAAATCTGTTCAACATCACTTCAAACTCCccgcaggatttttttttttttttttgataacgAGCGCATGTAGCATCCAAAACACAGCAGCTCGGACAGGCATTTATTTTAGTTCCCCAGAAAAAAAGGGTGTCATGCATGTAAAGGCGCACCAACAGAGAGATAGCAACAGAGCCGTGGAAATaaaacggagagagagagagagagagagagagagagagagagagagatccaaGGTTTAACGAATGTGAACAACTGGGACCGTGCATTCTGGAGACCATCTGGCGCGGTTGGTTTGGCACCAAGACCCGGCGATTACAGCCGACCAAACAAGACTCCGACGGTGCCCCGAACACCACACAACTGTGAGGAAATGAGTTGTCATGGGGGATTGGAGAGTACCAAGCAGCTCTCCCCACATCCATTCACACATTGCGCGCGCGCGCATGAGGCTGCGATACACTTGTGCGTGCGTCAACGAGAGACAGCGAGGTAAATAAATACGCCCTCAACTAATAGCTAGTTGAGTTACTGCAATAACAGGTTCATACATATTCAAGTTGAAGAGGAGACGCGGTTGCAGGTGACCATCTGGAGCCCCCAAATAATACCGAAAATCCTTTTCGAAGGCCAGAATCAACCTTAAGAAATACTTCAGATAGACACAGAATCTGCAAAACAAATGAATAAGTTACCACCAGCTGCTACCGACTGTCTGCATGAGTATAAAAATCATCTCAGGGCTTGATCCATTTGAACCAGGTGGGCTGATTACGCATCTGCACAGCCGCTTCTAAAGCTTTTTGCGCATTTGTCTGAAAACAATAGCTTATTAAATATTCCAAACGTGCAGGGACACCAAccagaagctgttttttttcttcttctttttttattttaaaccgGGGCCTTAAATTGGCGGAAAACCTTTATTCCCACTCCCAGTGTCTATTCATGGCCTGAGCCATGTCTGCAAAATGTTTGCATTCACTCCTCTTTTGCACATCTTTCACCATAGTGCGCTTGGTAGGCTATTTAAACAGGTTTGATACGGGCGCCCAGCATTTCCATAGCCCCAAATGCTTACAATGCAGTAATGCAATTACTTCATGCGTCCCAGAGAAGCTAATCACATTTGGAGAACAAAGTCAGCTTCGGAGTTTATGGAAGAAGGGAGCAAAAGAAAGAGACGGAGTTGGAGGGGGTTCGCTGGGGTCTTAAACACTGCGcagaataaaaacaattaatGTATAGGGGGGGTATAATCTAAGTAAAAAGCAGATGGAGACTTAATACATTTAGGCACGCTACATAACCAGAGGAGCTGAACAAACATGGCCCTTTTGAGTGCATAAATAATTGAGCCAAAAATATGCATCCTCTGCAGCTGGTGCAAAAGACGCCACGTCTCTTGGATTTAGTACGTTTTTGGTTAACCTCTCCTGCGTTCGgctcccccaaaaaaaaaaaaatcttttattgACCCATAGGTAGTATCTCTGAAGCCCACATCAGTGGTTCCACAAATGCATGCGATCAGCATAAAACGCACAAACAGCTCAAACGCCTTGGTGCAGCTCTGCTCATTATTGCCtatgtgtgtctgggccttgtAGCCATAAAGTGATAGTGGTGAATTAAACGTCTGTCGTGAACATTCATGGCGATCTTCGCAatatcctctctccctcccccaagTCAATAGGAGCAGCAGGTGGAGCGGCCATAGAAATGTGCCTCTGGACCCCCCCCCCGGTTCAGATTGGAGTCaagaggaatgtgtgtgtgtgtgtgtgtgtgtgtgtgtgtgtgtgtgtgtgtgtgcgatgcTGGTTGTAAAGGCACGCGAGCATCTGTCGCCTCGTCTGCCCGCTCATTGTCACTTATTCAATTAGCAGCGATTTGGTGGATTCCATTCCAGAGGGGAGGAGCAGGACCACAGACAGAGACTGGGCGTTTGCTTTCACTGCTGCTGGAGGGAGAAGATGatactcccacacacacacacacacacacacacacacacacacacacacacagtgcacacACTAGGCCTACCACCCCCATTACAGCAATGATTGTTATTCATCCGAGTCTCTTCCTCACTCTCCCCCTTTTCCTTTGCTTTCATTAGGGGGGGGGGTCCATGGAGCTTTAGTACTTTATGACTGGTTGGCCACCATTGTGCATGTTTATCTGTGCGAGCAGACAAGAAAGAGCGCGCTGCCTTGTTCTTGCTCACAGTGCATGCAGTGATCACATTCGGAGCGCAGCATATTGCAAGCGATGTCAACAGTTGCGCGACAAATTTATAGCCCAGGCAGAACTATGGGGCAGAGAAAGAAGGTGTCTGGCCACCTTTGAAGTGGGCGCATAACTGCACTGCACTGCACAGCACCCAATGAAAAGGACAGGctgttattactttttttggacaGACTTTACTGACTTATGCGGGAGGAAAGGTGTATAAAATATTCATACCTTTCCTCTGCTGGGCCATTACAAAGTGTCATTTTAACTCTGCCATGGCTATAATGTACGGTTGGCCTATACATTTGCTATTCTATTCCATTCTACTGTTGAGGGCCGTGGTGGCTGGACGATTGTGAACAGTCAGTCAGTGCTTCACTTTGGAGTTTTGGCAGTTGAATTTAACCCTGTAGAACTTGCCTTTTTCCTGTGTTGtcaaatcaaatgaaaaacTCCAATTCTATTCTATTCCACTTTATgatattctattctattgtcgttttttttttttttttgggatggtGACATGCAGGAGCAGTTTGGGTGTCTAATCATCCAGTCATCCTTTCCTTgccctcattctctctctctgattcaTACCTAGCTGACTTTAAGTGTACACACAGAGTAGCGTGCGGgggcacacacgcgcgcacgcaaacacacacacacacacacacacacacacacacacacacacacacacacacacacacacacacacacacactttatgtgACTGAATGGCACTGACAGCAAGGTGCTTTGCCCCACCATGACAtggcacagagaaacacaaaggcttcacatacacacacacacacacacacacacacacacacgcgcacacacacacacacacacacacacacacacacacacacacacacacacacacacacatccataactcactcacacacacacacacacacacacacacacactttatgtgACTGAATGGCACTGACAGCGAGGTGCTTTGCCCCACCAAGACACggcacagaaaaacacaaaggctTCACACACAATCAGCACCACAGCACTCAGGACTGAgccactctccctctctgtgtctctatgtaaGCAAGGCTCAGCTTCACATTTAAAAGGCATCATTACTAGTTCATTTTAATCACTTGTATTCTTTCTTCTTTCGGTCATACCCCAAAGGATAATTCCAGTTTATAGCAATGgtcttgtttttttgtggtgACTACTGCTATATTTTGCCGTTGATAACGTTGAACTCGGCAGAGTGGTTGCTGAGATCTCGAAACACAGTGAATGTCCCACAACAAAGTCAGGTAAAGATTTCTCTGACTTTGCGCTGACTTTGCGGTCACTTATTGCACAGGAAATCTGTGTTCACACAACTACGGCAAGTACACTAAGGGGGTTTGTTTGAAACCTAATTGATCATCTGACTGCTTATGTTTTAGTGATTTCTCCGTGTTCCCAGATCTCAGATATGAACTTGGTGAGTACAATGTTACTATTACTGAGAGGAATTTAGGGCAAACTCTACGAAAGTAAAATCCAAGTTTGTTGGCTGCAATCAAATTGCAGCACAATGTAAACACACAGTCCTATGGAGTGCCTGtaatgggtggtgatggcgcagtggattctacacatgcctttggtgtgggagatctgggttcgattcccactgtgatacgtcaaccaatgtgtccctgagcaagacacttaaccctagttgctccagaggtgtggaacctctgatatatatatatatatatatatatatatatatatatatatatatatatatatatatatatatatatattgcaattgtaagtcgctttggataaaagcatcagctaaataacATGCAATGTAAAAAGTAGATGAGAAAATCAACAGCACTCTAATGAGACAGGGGATATGTTTGGCTTagtttagtttagcttagcataaagaaagaaaacaaggggaaacagctagcctggctctagccaaaggttaaaaaaaaacaacaacatgcacCTCTAAAGCCCTGGAGTCTCCTCTGGTTGCCTGGTGACAGCATGGCGatgacaagacaaaaaaactcaACTTGTCGTTTTTTCGTTTCAGGTTTTGGACGGATTAAACACACATGTTGTGTGTATCTGACAAACCTGTGCCAACACCTCTACATCCATCCCTTGTCATCCCGCGACTCctgtggtgaaaaaaaaaaattactattCATTTAATGTTGCTTCAATGCCCAACAACCTATCAAGATACTGTCTAATATCTGCAGACATGGGTGTCAATCAGATGCTTATTAACATTTCCTGGACTCTTAAATTGTTCCTTTTTGGAGATAAGAGAGCCTTTATAAAAAAATGATGTCGCAATTCAGCAAGGAAATATAAATTGCAAATTAATATTTATTAGGAAGGCACTTGAGAGCCCTGAGCTCCATATCCTTTCTCTAATGCCTTGCAGGAGTCACCTTGAATTAATGGAGAAAACCAAAAGTGTTAGAGCCTATTAGTGTGAGGGAGGCAATGTGATCGCATGTAAGACACAACCAccagtgcctgtgtgtgtatatgtgcgtgtgtgcgtgcgtgcacgtgtCTGCGTGCACCGCCTCGTGTGGATGGGGGCGAgcacgtgtttgtgtgtctgattgACATGTTGCTGATTTGTTGGGGACTGCCTTTCCCCCCCGATACGATGTCTGTCTACAGCTGATGACTGACAGCTAATTTGTGGTCCTGAGATTAGTGTTTTAGAAAAAGGAACTCTTTGGGAGATGCGTCTAAACTGAATTGGTCCCATTTGGTGTGATTTCTTTGACAGAACATGCGTGTCAGGCCGGTAATGAGGACAGGCCAGGATTCTTTCACATGAAGGCGGCCGTCATCCCTGATATATCTGTTGTGAACACGCAGTGACAGCTGCTTTTTTGTCACTGAACATGTGCGAACGGTTTCAGAGCATTGGCACTGGAAACTGCGAGAAAATCACTTTTAAATAATTGCATGGACAGAAGTCGTTTTTTTGGTTCCCCAGCAGTGTGGTTATGATTAGGAACTCGTGAGGAGGTGGAGGTCATGTGCGCGCTGCCGCGGACTCAGAAGAGAAATCAAAGAGTGTTTGCGAGTTTTCCCGTCATGTTTGAATTAGGAAATGCTAGCTTGTTAAGTTACAGTGTTAAAGACGTAGAACAAATAGTGACATGAGCCGCAGAGCACACAGCCTAATTCAAACCAGAGGCTCTGCAgcgcacacgcagacacacatatacacacacacacacacacacacacacacacacacaacataactATCTCCAGAGACTTGCTGGCACACACCAGACTCTGATGGGTGTGGGTTTATATAGGAGGAAACCAGGAACAGGGAAAGTGCTGCAGCATTGCCTGGTCTGTGTGACACAAAGCCCCCGTTGTTTCCCCTGCGCACAAATCCTAACAACCTGGATTGATTAAAGGTAAGAACATGGGCTGTAATAACACAGACCCATACTTAGACTGCTCTGTTTAAAGCCCAGACATCCATAAAACCTGTCCGCGCGTGTGCTCGAGTAAGTGTGCGTGTGTTCGTGCACGCGTGCACGCATGAGCCGATTTTGTGGCAGGGGTTAGGCCCTCGCCAGTGTGTTACATGTTTAAGTGTCCCCTTGTGACCCACTTCCTGGGGTTGCACCAGATTTACGGTTCCTGTGGTTCCGAGAGCTGGCAACTGTGGAATGGAGAAATGGAatggtggggggtgggggcatGATGAAGAGGAGTGAAAagggttgaaggagcgggggaaaGAAGCAGACGAGGCATGATGAAGTGACGGGAGCGTGGAAAGGTGGAGGTTGCGGTTACAGTTGAAATATGTTCGGGCTTGATAAAAAGCCTGGATGGAAGGGAAGGAAGACGCGGAGAAGTGGAGGAGAGTGGCGAGGAAGGGTCAAGAAGTGGCCGCTGAAAGGGAGGTTGAAGGTAGAAGGTAGGGTGACGGGGAGGTTAGAAGGGAGCGTGGAATTAGACACGGGGGAGGGGGGAAACAAAGAAGGAATTGAAAGCGTCAAGAGAGAAGAGAAATGAAGGAATGCGTGGGAGGGAGACACGTAGGAGTGGAgcaagggaggaaaaaaaaaaaaagagatgggcGACTTCTCCGGTGTACCCTCTGGCCCTTCAGATGTTCATGATTAAAACCTCTTTCCTCTCTCATTCACACCCTCCACTTCTCACCTCTGCTTAATGAAAACACAACTCCGGATTGATTTGTGACAACCTTGAGAGTGCTTGAGTGTGTATGTGCGCGCTTAGGTGTTGctccctgcatgtgtgtgtgtgtgtgtgtgtgcgtgcgtgcgcgtgcat contains these protein-coding regions:
- the pcdh18a gene encoding protocadherin-18a isoform X1; the protein is MQPGKMKGLFLTRMWKVVAVLVLATQHVAGKTLKYQVHEEQKVGTVIARLKDDVADVLAKLPSSVSLRFRAMQRGSSSFLTVREQDGEISIRTKIDREKLCEKNLNCSIQFDVLTLPTEHLQLFHVEVEVLDINDNAPQFARAVIPIEISESAAVGARIPLDSATDPDVGENSLYTYALEPNNFFKIDIQSRADGAKYAELVVLRELDREVRSGYELQYTASDRGVPPRTGSTLLKISVADSNDNSPVFDKSSYVINLPENAPVGTLLIDLNATDADDGTNAKIVYSFSSHVSPKIMETFKINPDSGRLTLIRRVDYEAVNSYDIDVQAQDMGPNSMPAHCKILVKVGDVNDNKPDISINLMSSQGNGDAAYISEASPLDTFVALVRVEDLDAGLNGEVECKLHGQGYFKLQKSYENNYMILTNVSLDREKRSEFSLTVVAEDRGTPSLSTVKHFTVHVTDENDNPPRFEKGQYEIFKSENNAPGAYLTSIMATDPDLDANGQVSYSILENSVHGSSISTYVTIDPSNGAIYALRTFDREDVSRVSFVVQAKDAGKPSLVSNVTVVLNILDENDNPPVIVVPQLWNFTADVPASKFTDAGHLVAAIRATDRDTGVNAELICSIVSGNDEGFFVIDPRTCEIHANASLANFPHEHVELTVVVRDQGRESLSAKAALKITLYENMENHVQVMDQGESSLDASLIIIISLGAICTVLLVIMVVFAARCNREKKDSRHSYNCRVAESTHQHHPKKPSRQIHKGDITLVPTVNGTLPIRAHHRSPSATPPMDRAQMGSRQNHHSRQSLNSLVTISSNHIPESFALELAHATPPVEQVSQLLSMLHQGQYQPRPSFRGNKYSRSYRYALQDMDKFSLKDSGRGDSEAGDSDCDMGRESPVDRLLLGEGFSDLMHLEMHHRLHPAMRLCTDECRVLGHSDQCWMPPLSSSASSDYRNNMYIPGEESSQQPQLDDDQSSVDSERRKSFSTFGKECGNEEAGAGGVEGSDACAAGGGAGSLLTEMNSVFQRLLPTNMDSYAECTETSPPSSSLTTERGSGRGGNIPGNHSNNAVPQDNRRGLLPGGKGPAYPPGVAAWAANTHYLNPGSGCVGANHVSSSSSSSSSSSSTPTSNSTNGQPPHLKWLPAMEEIPENYEEDDFDGVFHQGHPGGKRSESRHEAGMDASELVHEINKLLQDVRQN
- the pcdh18a gene encoding protocadherin-18a isoform X2; amino-acid sequence: MQPGKMKGLFLTRMWKVVAVLVLATQHVAGKTLKYQVHEEQKVGTVIARLKDDVADVLAKLPSSVSLRFRAMQRGSSSFLTVREQDGEISIRTKIDREKLCEKNLNCSIQFDVLTLPTEHLQLFHVEVEVLDINDNAPQFARAVIPIEISESAAVGARIPLDSATDPDVGENSLYTYALEPNNFFKIDIQSRADGAKYAELVVLRELDREVRSGYELQYTASDRGVPPRTGSTLLKISVADSNDNSPVFDKSSYVINLPENAPVGTLLIDLNATDADDGTNAKIVYSFSSHVSPKIMETFKINPDSGRLTLIRRVDYEAVNSYDIDVQAQDMGPNSMPAHCKILVKVGDVNDNKPDISINLMSSQGNGDAAYISEASPLDTFVALVRVEDLDAGLNGEVECKLHGQGYFKLQKSYENNYMILTNVSLDREKRSEFSLTVVAEDRGTPSLSTVKHFTVHVTDENDNPPRFEKGQYEIFKSENNAPGAYLTSIMATDPDLDANGQVSYSILENSVHGSSISTYVTIDPSNGAIYALRTFDREDVSRVSFVVQAKDAGKPSLVSNVTVVLNILDENDNPPVIVVPQLWNFTADVPASKFTDAGHLVAAIRATDRDTGVNAELICSIVSGNDEGFFVIDPRTCEIHANASLANFPHEHVELTVVVRDQGRESLSAKAALKITLYENMENHVQVMDQGESSLDASLIIIISLGAICTVLLVIMVVFAARCNREKKDSRHSYNCRVAESTHQHHPKKPSRQIHKGDITLVPTVNGTLPIRAHHRSPSATPPMDRAQMGSRQNHHSRQSLNSLVTISSNHIPESFALELAHATPPVEGQYQPRPSFRGNKYSRSYRYALQDMDKFSLKDSGRGDSEAGDSDCDMGRESPVDRLLLGEGFSDLMHLEMHHRLHPAMRLCTDECRVLGHSDQCWMPPLSSSASSDYRNNMYIPGEESSQQPQLDDDQSSVDSERRKSFSTFGKECGNEEAGAGGVEGSDACAAGGGAGSLLTEMNSVFQRLLPTNMDSYAECTETSPPSSSLTTERGSGRGGNIPGNHSNNAVPQDNRRGLLPGGKGPAYPPGVAAWAANTHYLNPGSGCVGANHVSSSSSSSSSSSSTPTSNSTNGQPPHLKWLPAMEEIPENYEEDDFDGVFHQGHPGGKRSESRHEAGMDASELVHEINKLLQDVRQN